The following coding sequences are from one Coffea arabica cultivar ET-39 chromosome 11e, Coffea Arabica ET-39 HiFi, whole genome shotgun sequence window:
- the LOC113717946 gene encoding protein PLASTID REDOX INSENSITIVE 2, chloroplastic: protein MASATSLYPSTSLLPFSSSDSSSSYYVPRPLSISANWIPISCLHDYSNTTYFKHLIRNPLFSNSRNPRVTCWAAEYKFPDPIPEFAEAETEKFRAHLLNKLSKKDIFGDSVQEVVGICTEILSTFLHTEYGGPGTLLVIPFMDMADTLNERGLPGGPQAARAAVKWAQNHVDKDWKEWTSKNSR from the exons ATGGCTTCAGCTACGTCTTTATATCCTTCCACTTCACTActaccattttcttcttctgatTCCTCTTCTTCATACTATGTCCCTAGGCCCTTATCAATATCAGCTAATTGGATTCCAATTTCCTGCTTACACGACTATAGTAATACCACTTACTTCAAACACTTAATCAGGAACCCGTTATTCAGCAATTCAAGAAACCCAAGGGTTACTTGCTGGGCTGCTGAGTACAAGTTCCCTGACCCCATTCCTGAGTTTGCTGAAGCT GAAACAGAGAAGTTCAGGGCCCATCTTCTCAATAAACTCTCAAAGAAAGATATTTTTGGAGATTCAGTCCAAGAAGTTGTTGGAATTTGCACCGAG ATTCTCAGTACATTCTTGCACACCGAATATGGAGGTCCTGGAACTCTATTGGTCATTCCTTTTATGGACATGGCTGATACTCTAAATGAGAGAGGTTTACCGGGAGGTCCACAAGCTGCACGAGCAGCAGTGAAATGGGCTCAGAATCATGTTGACAAGGATTGGAAAGAGTGGACTAGCAAGAATAGCAGGTGA
- the LOC140021437 gene encoding uncharacterized protein, translating into MHNPFILFLYRHPHILEPFLFTNLLPFSLVQIQLPSLILILSNGVHNEGQRKKKKKIKGRKKRMLMNKESIETVPNIHMARETEEAVEEPEEEEIGESSQSTARKSTTHGGTHIFTIDDFPPSKWARRFQEFQAWMTTKNLSEDNHFEILFEFTARHTSVLKDWWKTLGEPDKLHFLTRQEFSENIELLHRVFLGDVITDKEAKHKEFFQMKYYSYNRKDLDKHFEKLIQLFFTLGVEVSLKQTFFSSLPKSLSEAAEICIHNKFGSILTLSIGQIKQVVFLALEDLCHKRKIARENLNGDACLDKACKRPNLEVWGKCNTC; encoded by the exons ATGCACAACCCCTTCATCCTATTCCTTTACCGTCATCCTCATATTTTGGAACCCTTCCTCTTTACCAACCTACTACCCTTTTCTCTAGTTCAAATCCAACTCCCAAGCCTGATTTTGATATTGTCAAATGGTGTTCACAACGAAGggcaaagaaaaaagaagaagaaaataaaaggaagaaagaaaag GATGCTCATGAACAAG GAATCCATTGAGACAGTCCCAAATATTCACATGGCAAGAGAAACAGAAGAAGCTGTAGAGGaaccagaagaagaagaaataggaGAATCATCACAGTCCACAGCAAGAAAATCCACCACCCATGGAGGAACACATATCTTTACCATTGATGATTTTCCTCCATCCAAATGGGCTAGGCGATTCCAAGAATTTCAAGCCTGGATGACTACCAAGAATCTCTCAGAAGATAATCATTTTGAAATACTCTTTGAATTTACTGCAAGACACACTAGTGTTTTAAAAGATTGGTGGAAAACTCTTGGAGAACCGGATAAACTTCATTTTCTCACTCGCCAAGAATTTTCAGAAAATATAGAATTACTTCATAGGGTGTTTCTTGGAGATGTGATTACAGACAAGGAAGCCAAGCATAAAGAATTTTTCCAGATGAAATATTATTCATACAATCGAAAAGATCTTGATAAACATTTTGAAAAACTGATACAATTATTCTTTACTCTTGGGGTGGAAGTTAGCCTTAAACAAACATTTTTTAGTTCACTTCCTAAATCTTTGTCTGAAGCAGCAGAAATTTGTATTCATAACAAATTTGGTTCAATTTTGACTCTTTCTATAGGGCAAATAAAACAAGTAGTATTCCTTGCCTTGGAAGATCTTTGTCACAAAAGGAAGATTGCTCGAGAGAATCTCAATGGAGATGCTTGTCTTGATAAGGCTTGTAAAAGACCCAATTTGGAAGTATGGGGAAAATGCAACACATGCTAA